One stretch of Riemerella columbina DNA includes these proteins:
- a CDS encoding LptF/LptG family permease → MKILDGYIIKKFLGTLVFMLLLLSIIVIVVDVQAKAPNIEKSGYSIGYFLIHFYPFWMIYLVLTFMSILVFISVIYFTSRMADNTEVVAIVSSGASFHRFARPYFLVSTGIAVFMLWLNHLVLPWANVQKNELMVFTESQTRQQERKQSVAIASQMSPTEYVFIDSYNRQERRGSGYLYQKFDKNNRLIHQIKGAYIAWDEKKQAFSISSFYERKASKNDTEILSNGNQKFQSFGYPPEELFPDELLGENKTTPDLIKFIRREKEKGNGNINAYLNELYARTSMPVSILILTMLALALASEKKRGGIGVNLAIGIALAFVFIFSFEALKVVSTSRILPPLVAMWMPNMVFAPLALYLYFKRANQ, encoded by the coding sequence ATGAAAATTTTAGACGGCTATATCATCAAGAAATTTCTCGGCACATTGGTCTTTATGTTGCTGTTGCTTTCTATCATCGTTATTGTGGTAGATGTGCAAGCCAAAGCACCCAATATTGAGAAAAGTGGCTATTCTATTGGCTATTTTCTCATTCATTTTTATCCATTTTGGATGATTTACTTAGTGCTGACTTTTATGTCCATCTTGGTGTTTATCTCCGTGATTTATTTTACCTCTCGGATGGCAGATAATACCGAAGTGGTAGCGATTGTGAGTAGTGGCGCGAGTTTTCATCGGTTTGCGAGACCGTATTTTTTAGTTTCCACGGGTATTGCTGTTTTTATGCTGTGGCTCAATCACTTGGTGTTGCCGTGGGCTAATGTTCAAAAGAATGAACTTATGGTGTTCACGGAGAGCCAAACACGCCAACAAGAGCGCAAACAAAGCGTTGCCATAGCCTCGCAAATGTCGCCAACGGAATACGTCTTTATCGATTCTTATAATCGGCAGGAGCGCAGAGGTTCTGGCTATCTCTATCAGAAATTTGACAAAAACAACCGCCTTATTCATCAAATTAAAGGCGCTTATATCGCTTGGGATGAGAAAAAACAAGCCTTCTCCATCTCCTCTTTTTATGAGAGAAAAGCCTCAAAAAACGATACGGAAATTTTGAGCAATGGCAACCAAAAATTCCAAAGCTTTGGCTATCCTCCAGAGGAATTATTCCCAGATGAATTGTTGGGCGAGAACAAAACTACGCCAGACCTCATCAAATTTATCCGCAGAGAGAAAGAAAAAGGCAATGGCAATATCAACGCCTATCTCAACGAACTCTACGCCCGAACTTCTATGCCTGTTTCTATTTTAATATTAACGATGTTGGCTTTGGCATTGGCATCGGAGAAGAAAAGGGGTGGCATTGGGGTTAATTTAGCCATTGGAATTGCCTTGGCTTTTGTTTTCATTTTCTCTTTTGAAGCGCTAAAAGTGGTTTCCACCAGCCGCATACTGCCACCACTCGTCGCGATGTGGATGCCTAATATGGTCTTTGCGCCGTTGGCTCTTTACCTTTATTTTAAGCGCGCTAACCAATAG
- a CDS encoding thiol-disulfide oxidoreductase DCC family protein translates to MRRENLYYLFYDGDCGLCNRWVQWVLKYDKKDQFRFAALQSDFGQKFLRERQLPTKDFNTLYLWKPNDFYLEKSDAVLEIARQLGGQFWLLYAGKVVPRVVRHWVYDAVAKARFRLAKPTCLLPTAAERHKFL, encoded by the coding sequence ATGCGGCGTGAAAATCTATATTACCTCTTCTATGACGGCGATTGCGGACTTTGTAATCGTTGGGTGCAATGGGTGCTTAAATATGATAAAAAAGACCAATTTAGATTTGCTGCCTTGCAGTCAGATTTTGGGCAAAAATTTTTGAGAGAACGCCAACTTCCAACCAAAGATTTTAATACCCTTTACCTTTGGAAACCCAACGATTTCTACCTTGAAAAATCAGATGCGGTGTTAGAAATTGCACGGCAGTTGGGTGGGCAGTTTTGGCTGTTGTATGCTGGAAAAGTGGTACCTCGCGTGGTGCGTCATTGGGTTTATGATGCCGTGGCAAAGGCGCGTTTTCGTTTAGCTAAGCCCACTTGCTTGCTCCCTACGGCGGCAGAAAGGCATAAATTTTTATAA
- the tgt gene encoding tRNA guanosine(34) transglycosylase Tgt — translation MQPFFTIDKTSTSKARAGVLHTAHGDIQTPIFMPVGTVASVKTVHQRELKEDIKAQIILGNTYHLYLRPGMEVMEQAGGLHRFMNWDRPILTDSGGYQVFSLSKSRKMSEEGVKFKSHIDGSYHFISPEKSMEIQRKIGADIFMAFDECTPFPCEYQQAKTSMELTHRWLKRCIEWTKNNPELYGHQQRLFPIVQGSTYSDLRKISAEVISEAGAEGNAIGGLSVGEPEEEMYRITNEVTDILPKDKPRYLMGVGTPWNILESIGLGVDMMDCVMPTRNARNGMLFTWQGVINIKNHKWRDDFSPLDETGTSFVDQEYSKAYVRHLFVAKEYLGKQIASIHNLAFYLDLVRVARAHILAGDFYEWKDQIIPILKTRL, via the coding sequence ATGCAACCTTTTTTTACAATAGATAAGACCTCAACATCCAAAGCGCGTGCTGGCGTACTCCACACCGCTCATGGCGATATCCAAACCCCTATTTTTATGCCCGTGGGCACTGTAGCCTCCGTGAAAACCGTGCACCAGAGGGAGCTCAAAGAAGATATAAAAGCGCAGATTATTTTAGGCAATACCTACCATTTGTACCTTCGCCCTGGTATGGAGGTGATGGAACAAGCGGGCGGACTTCACCGTTTTATGAACTGGGATCGCCCTATTTTAACGGATTCTGGAGGCTACCAAGTTTTCTCACTCTCTAAAAGTAGAAAAATGTCCGAAGAAGGGGTGAAATTCAAATCTCATATTGATGGGAGTTATCACTTTATTTCGCCTGAAAAATCTATGGAAATCCAGCGAAAAATTGGGGCTGATATTTTTATGGCGTTTGATGAATGCACCCCTTTCCCTTGCGAATATCAACAGGCTAAAACCTCTATGGAACTAACGCACCGCTGGCTAAAAAGATGTATAGAATGGACCAAAAATAACCCTGAACTCTACGGACACCAGCAGCGGCTATTCCCTATTGTGCAGGGCTCCACTTACTCAGATTTAAGGAAAATTTCCGCAGAAGTAATTTCCGAAGCTGGCGCCGAAGGTAATGCCATTGGGGGGCTATCCGTAGGCGAACCCGAAGAAGAAATGTACCGCATAACCAATGAGGTGACCGATATTCTTCCAAAAGATAAACCGCGCTATCTGATGGGCGTGGGCACGCCTTGGAATATTTTAGAAAGCATTGGTTTAGGTGTAGATATGATGGACTGCGTAATGCCGACCAGAAATGCCAGAAATGGAATGCTCTTCACTTGGCAAGGCGTTATCAACATTAAAAACCATAAGTGGAGAGATGATTTTTCACCACTTGATGAAACGGGCACCAGCTTTGTAGATCAAGAGTATTCTAAAGCCTATGTAAGGCATTTATTCGTAGCGAAGGAATATTTGGGCAAACAGATTGCCTCTATTCATAATTTGGCGTTTTATTTGGATTTGGTCAGAGTGGCGAGAGCCCACATCTTAGCGGGCGATTTTTATGAATGGAAAGACCAAATCATTCCTATATTAAAAACCAGGCTGTAA
- the pth gene encoding aminoacyl-tRNA hydrolase: protein MKYLIVGLGNKGEEYANTRHNIGFKVVEKIAETIEAPFKTNHFGWLAEGKYKGRKVLLLKPDTYMNLSGNAVKFWLKKENIPLENVLIITDDLALPFGTLRMKMKGSHAGHNGLKNIQEQLQTPNYPRLRFGISADFSEGKQVDYVLGTWTEEEQQKLPERITQFANASLSFVFAGIQNAMTGFNGK from the coding sequence ATGAAATACCTTATTGTAGGATTAGGAAATAAAGGCGAGGAATACGCCAACACACGCCACAATATCGGCTTCAAGGTGGTAGAAAAAATAGCCGAGACCATAGAGGCGCCCTTCAAAACGAATCATTTCGGTTGGCTGGCAGAGGGCAAATACAAAGGGCGAAAAGTACTTTTGCTAAAACCCGATACTTATATGAATCTCAGTGGTAATGCCGTGAAGTTTTGGCTCAAAAAAGAGAATATCCCCTTAGAAAATGTGCTCATCATCACCGATGATTTGGCACTGCCTTTCGGTACGCTGCGTATGAAAATGAAAGGTTCCCACGCAGGACACAACGGGCTTAAAAATATCCAAGAACAATTGCAAACGCCCAACTATCCTCGGTTGAGATTCGGAATTTCTGCCGACTTCAGCGAAGGCAAGCAAGTGGACTATGTGCTGGGCACTTGGACAGAAGAGGAACAACAAAAACTCCCCGAAAGAATCACGCAGTTTGCCAATGCCAGCCTTAGTTTTGTGTTTGCAGGCATCCAGAACGCAATGACGGGCTTCAACGGCAAATAA
- a CDS encoding low temperature requirement protein A: protein MKIYKIPMIGRAVDEKHRAATPLELFFDLIFVIAIASAASGLHHYLASHHFWEGAVLYVQMFFYIWWAWMNFTWFASAYDTDDTPFRLTTFLQMFGALVFAVGIKQMFATNPSFTAGIIGYIIMRVAMVIHWLRAARESAVDKKVNYRYAWGVGLAQVGWTLWYLLPMAYDDKSWMIPLLILAEMSVPVIAEGNRLSTTWHPHHIAERYGLLTIIVLGEGLLGTANTIGNLISDEVSWGKVILPLGVSASGLIFALWWIYFDIPWAKILERNRTRRVGFLFGYAHYFVFASLAAVGSALELVADAAQQYYLPSSTHIEHPVSRLFAMVVLSITLGVYLVSISLLKITTTENSQTNRMALWLGLLVSALPAVLVYFRLPMMVSLGITVLGIIAYIQLCNWESCERTIKKR, encoded by the coding sequence ATGAAAATCTATAAAATCCCGATGATTGGGCGGGCAGTGGACGAGAAACACAGGGCTGCCACCCCGCTGGAACTCTTTTTTGATTTGATATTCGTGATCGCCATCGCTTCGGCAGCGAGCGGACTGCATCATTACTTGGCTTCGCACCACTTTTGGGAAGGGGCGGTGCTGTATGTGCAGATGTTTTTCTACATTTGGTGGGCGTGGATGAACTTCACTTGGTTCGCCTCCGCTTATGATACCGACGATACGCCGTTCCGGCTGACCACCTTCCTCCAAATGTTTGGGGCACTGGTCTTTGCCGTGGGCATTAAGCAGATGTTTGCCACCAATCCCAGCTTTACGGCGGGCATCATTGGCTATATCATTATGCGGGTGGCGATGGTCATTCACTGGCTGCGGGCAGCACGAGAGTCGGCGGTGGATAAGAAAGTAAACTACCGCTATGCGTGGGGTGTGGGCTTGGCACAGGTGGGCTGGACGCTGTGGTACCTCCTGCCGATGGCATATGATGACAAATCTTGGATGATACCGCTACTAATCTTGGCGGAAATGTCCGTGCCTGTCATCGCCGAAGGAAATCGCCTAAGCACCACTTGGCACCCCCACCACATTGCCGAACGCTACGGTCTCCTCACCATCATCGTACTGGGCGAGGGCTTATTAGGCACGGCGAATACCATTGGCAATCTCATCAGCGATGAAGTGAGCTGGGGCAAGGTGATTCTGCCACTTGGCGTGAGCGCATCGGGCTTGATTTTTGCCCTTTGGTGGATTTATTTTGACATTCCTTGGGCGAAGATTTTGGAGCGAAACCGCACCCGTCGCGTGGGTTTCCTCTTTGGGTATGCGCATTATTTCGTGTTTGCCTCGTTGGCAGCGGTGGGCAGTGCGTTGGAGCTGGTTGCCGATGCTGCACAGCAATACTATCTGCCCAGTAGCACGCACATAGAGCATCCTGTCTCCCGCCTTTTTGCGATGGTCGTTTTGTCCATCACCTTGGGCGTTTATTTAGTGAGCATCAGCCTATTAAAAATCACGACGACCGAGAATTCCCAAACCAACCGAATGGCACTTTGGCTCGGACTCTTGGTAAGTGCCTTGCCTGCGGTCTTGGTGTATTTCCGTTTGCCGATGATGGTCTCCTTGGGCATCACCGTACTGGGCATCATCGCCTATATCCAGCTCTGCAACTGGGAAAGCTGCGAACGCACGATTAAGAAACGCTAA
- a CDS encoding response regulator transcription factor yields MSNKILLVEDDQSFGAVLKDYLTINNFEVTLATDGEVGLKEFTDQDFDICIFDVMMPKKDGFTLAEEVKKLEKNVPIIFLTARNLREDILRGYQLGADDYITKPFDTELLLYKIKAILSRSAALEEETVQEQFSISHMEFDSMLRQLKVHDKQYKLSPKENELLKLLCLHRNDFMPRDLALRKIWKKENYFTARSMDVYIAKLRKLLKEDEGLEIINVHGEGFRLLVKN; encoded by the coding sequence ATGAGCAATAAAATATTATTAGTAGAAGACGACCAGAGCTTTGGCGCGGTGCTTAAAGACTACCTGACCATCAATAATTTTGAGGTGACCTTAGCCACAGATGGTGAGGTAGGGCTCAAAGAATTTACAGACCAAGATTTTGATATTTGCATTTTCGATGTGATGATGCCTAAAAAAGACGGCTTTACCTTAGCCGAGGAGGTTAAAAAATTGGAAAAAAATGTACCGATTATCTTCCTTACCGCCAGAAACCTGCGCGAGGACATCCTCAGAGGTTATCAACTGGGCGCAGATGATTATATTACCAAGCCGTTTGATACCGAGCTGTTGCTTTACAAAATCAAGGCGATTCTTTCCCGAAGCGCCGCGTTGGAGGAAGAGACCGTGCAAGAGCAATTCAGTATCAGCCATATGGAGTTTGACTCTATGCTGAGACAGCTGAAAGTGCACGACAAGCAATATAAACTTTCGCCAAAAGAAAATGAACTCCTCAAGCTCCTTTGCCTGCACCGCAATGACTTTATGCCGAGGGACTTAGCACTGAGAAAGATTTGGAAAAAGGAAAACTATTTTACCGCGCGCAGTATGGATGTGTACATCGCAAAGCTGAGAAAATTACTCAAAGAAGATGAAGGCTTAGAAATCATCAATGTTCATGGCGAAGGGTTCAGGCTGTTGGTAAAGAATTAA
- a CDS encoding DUF4296 domain-containing protein codes for MIKRWLFFGLMLGLCIACRPPAQKPSELLSKQEMAQIIADYALYSQSPNINRQTDVESINHFVLQKNKTKAKTFTESFNYYLVKPSDIDDIYDEAQALLLKKNPALEQYIKEKIEKQKNTDQESLEPLKIEK; via the coding sequence ATGATCAAACGGTGGCTTTTTTTCGGACTGATGCTTGGGCTGTGCATTGCGTGTAGACCGCCAGCACAGAAACCTTCGGAATTGCTTTCTAAACAAGAGATGGCACAAATTATTGCGGACTATGCTCTGTATAGCCAATCGCCGAACATTAACCGACAAACCGATGTGGAGAGCATCAACCACTTTGTCCTCCAAAAAAATAAAACCAAAGCCAAAACCTTTACCGAAAGTTTTAATTATTACTTGGTAAAACCATCGGATATTGATGATATTTATGATGAAGCCCAAGCGCTATTGCTCAAGAAAAACCCAGCATTAGAGCAATATATAAAAGAAAAAATAGAAAAACAGAAAAATACGGATCAAGAGTCTCTTGAACCTTTAAAAATTGAAAAATAA
- a CDS encoding polyprenol monophosphomannose synthase — translation MKKLVIIPTYNEKENIRAIIKAVMDLEQGFHILVVDDSSPDGTATIVEQLQSTYPESLHLTIRKKKEGLGKAYIHGFQWALAQQYDYIFEMDADFSHNPKDLPRLYEACLNADMAVGSRYSQGVNVVNWPMGRVLLSYFASKYVRFILRLPVHDTTAGFVCFKKETLLAIGLDRVKLKGYGFQVEMKYRAFKKNLKIVEVPIIFTDRTQGESKMSGGIIKEAVVGVLNLRWKSIIGKL, via the coding sequence ATGAAAAAATTAGTTATCATCCCTACTTATAACGAGAAAGAAAACATCCGCGCGATTATTAAAGCTGTGATGGATTTAGAGCAGGGATTTCATATTTTAGTGGTTGATGATTCCTCACCAGATGGTACCGCCACGATTGTAGAACAACTACAAAGCACCTATCCTGAAAGCCTCCACCTGACCATACGGAAGAAAAAAGAAGGCTTAGGCAAGGCGTATATTCACGGATTCCAGTGGGCATTGGCACAACAATATGATTACATTTTTGAAATGGATGCTGATTTTTCTCACAACCCCAAAGATTTGCCACGCCTCTATGAAGCCTGCCTGAATGCCGATATGGCAGTGGGCTCGCGGTATTCGCAGGGGGTTAATGTGGTCAATTGGCCTATGGGCAGGGTTTTGTTGTCTTATTTTGCTTCTAAATATGTGCGGTTTATCCTCCGCCTTCCCGTGCACGATACTACGGCGGGCTTCGTTTGTTTTAAAAAGGAAACCCTATTGGCTATTGGCTTAGACCGTGTAAAACTGAAAGGCTATGGCTTCCAAGTTGAGATGAAATACCGTGCCTTCAAGAAGAATTTAAAAATTGTGGAAGTGCCCATCATCTTCACCGATAGAACGCAAGGCGAGTCTAAAATGAGTGGCGGCATCATCAAAGAAGCTGTGGTAGGCGTTTTAAACTTAAGATGGAAATCTATAATTGGAAAATTATGA
- a CDS encoding phosphatase PAP2 family protein, translated as MLWFYMLGTAVLAAFCWAFGHFEVSFLKEILSVRLWFVLCYALAMLLWWKLKTSAKNKIALNFLLAYAFLGLIYKDTAVLNQLFFDKIDPFLMQADVLMWGFQPALKFSEVMNATWFSELMFFSYFFYYLMPLVVLFTLYQRAPQVIAEFGTMLITAFVIYYSIFIVLPAVGPQFYFPDPENTIPQRGLFSFLVKQIQAMGEAPTAAFPSSHVGVSVVVLLWLYPRYKRLFYGILPLSILLFFSTVYIKAHYAIDVLAGLVSGACIYVFIALFYNHFKNKNYEI; from the coding sequence GTGCTGTGGTTTTATATGCTCGGCACGGCAGTGCTGGCAGCTTTCTGTTGGGCGTTTGGGCATTTTGAGGTCTCCTTTTTGAAAGAAATTCTGAGCGTTAGGCTATGGTTTGTGCTTTGTTACGCTTTGGCGATGCTATTGTGGTGGAAACTTAAAACTTCGGCGAAGAATAAAATCGCATTGAATTTTTTGCTGGCATACGCCTTTTTAGGACTCATTTATAAAGATACGGCGGTACTCAATCAATTATTTTTTGATAAAATAGACCCATTTTTAATGCAAGCGGATGTCCTAATGTGGGGCTTCCAACCTGCGTTAAAATTTTCAGAAGTGATGAATGCCACTTGGTTTAGCGAGCTGATGTTTTTCAGTTACTTTTTCTACTATCTGATGCCGTTGGTCGTCCTTTTTACGCTGTATCAAAGGGCACCACAAGTCATTGCAGAATTTGGCACGATGCTTATCACCGCTTTTGTGATTTATTACAGCATTTTTATTGTGCTACCTGCTGTGGGACCGCAATTTTACTTCCCTGATCCAGAAAATACCATTCCACAGCGCGGACTTTTTTCGTTCTTAGTAAAGCAAATCCAAGCGATGGGCGAAGCCCCTACGGCAGCCTTCCCGAGTTCCCATGTGGGCGTGAGTGTGGTGGTGCTTTTGTGGCTTTATCCAAGATATAAACGCTTATTTTATGGCATTTTGCCGTTGAGTATATTGCTGTTTTTTTCAACGGTTTACATCAAAGCCCATTATGCGATAGATGTGCTGGCAGGACTGGTTTCAGGGGCTTGCATTTATGTTTTTATCGCCCTATTTTATAACCATTTTAAAAACAAAAACTATGAAATCTAA
- a CDS encoding CPBP family intramembrane glutamic endopeptidase has protein sequence MTKYILEALLQVVVIVLLAYFFLKEKNRLNLQRIGWVALSYVLYQVALVLPKLHPNFDFVKSRWNWDGKIWGIGCCVLLYFGLRKYFRTNDFFTWRQDQKNFKPALMVATAVVVLSAVVWFLLGSSDFDAETLAFQFLLPGLDEEMLFRGILLRLLMSSLKDKISFLGNPSVMLAAVLFGLMHGLTLKSSYKVDFNAIYFLQTAFAGYLWGWVTVKSRSLLLAIASHNLSNFLGTLLMMMK, from the coding sequence ATGACAAAATATATACTGGAAGCCTTGTTGCAAGTGGTGGTGATTGTGCTGTTGGCGTACTTTTTCCTGAAAGAAAAGAACCGATTGAATTTGCAGCGGATAGGGTGGGTGGCGCTGAGTTATGTGCTGTATCAGGTGGCTTTGGTGTTGCCTAAACTTCATCCCAATTTTGATTTTGTAAAAAGCCGTTGGAATTGGGACGGCAAGATTTGGGGCATAGGTTGTTGCGTTTTGTTGTATTTTGGGCTGAGAAAATACTTTCGCACGAATGATTTTTTCACTTGGCGCCAAGATCAAAAGAACTTTAAACCCGCTCTAATGGTCGCCACAGCGGTAGTGGTGCTCTCTGCGGTGGTTTGGTTTCTCCTCGGATCTTCGGATTTTGATGCGGAAACCTTGGCATTTCAGTTCTTATTGCCAGGGCTTGATGAAGAAATGCTCTTCCGAGGGATTTTGTTGAGGCTACTGATGAGCTCGCTGAAGGATAAAATTTCTTTTTTAGGAAACCCCAGCGTGATGCTGGCGGCGGTTCTTTTCGGGTTGATGCACGGCTTAACGCTTAAAAGTTCGTACAAGGTGGATTTTAATGCTATTTATTTTCTGCAAACCGCATTTGCAGGCTATCTTTGGGGTTGGGTTACGGTGAAAAGCCGAAGTTTGCTCCTCGCCATCGCCTCTCATAATCTGAGCAATTTTCTGGGCACTCTTTTGATGATGATGAAGTGA
- a CDS encoding sensor histidine kinase → MTVSLIIFVSFQFYWLKEYYASLEQEFSSKVEQVLERSTEQLSEIEVNKMVHQYEDLLTSVKANQSQPTLNIIKQITDSADKKLISFSRSIIEPQKIPVSTKGDTLERFKVYTDEGIYRIKNNSTELLTTQLSKDLNDNTYSFKDFAKLNANNIPIQQRVNGKVIDSVVKKALEENNIHTDFGYGIFDKNHKLTSVVNETYLNDKTKTTYSYPLFRDNEDQPLYSLSLVFPNKNYSLIRTNLPMLLGTVLSLLTILFIYIISINYMLRQKKIAEIKTDFLNNMSHEFKTPLATISVATDSLANDKIATDPTKVKYYSGLIKQENLRMKKQVENVLNMSKLERNEMKLFLKETNLRELITNIANSVRLIVNERGGTLTEDFQAERYWVKVDEFHLSNTLINLLDNANKYSPEAPQIKITTRNEGNYYVIAISDQGMGMEPQNKQKIFEKFFREETGNIHNVKGQGLGLSYVKKIVELHKGSISVESQKGVGSTFIIKLPMSKSVK, encoded by the coding sequence ATGACGGTTTCGCTCATCATTTTTGTCAGTTTTCAATTCTACTGGCTTAAAGAGTATTACGCCTCTCTGGAGCAAGAGTTTTCATCTAAGGTAGAGCAAGTGCTGGAGCGGTCTACGGAGCAATTGTCAGAAATTGAAGTGAACAAAATGGTGCATCAGTACGAGGATTTGCTCACTTCGGTTAAAGCCAACCAATCTCAGCCCACGCTGAATATCATCAAGCAAATTACAGACTCTGCCGATAAAAAACTCATCTCGTTTAGCCGAAGCATTATAGAGCCGCAGAAAATCCCTGTTTCCACTAAGGGCGATACTTTGGAGCGGTTTAAAGTCTATACCGATGAGGGCATTTATCGCATCAAAAATAACAGCACAGAGCTCCTGACTACGCAGCTCAGCAAAGATTTGAACGACAACACCTATTCCTTTAAAGATTTTGCTAAGCTCAATGCTAACAACATCCCCATCCAGCAACGGGTTAATGGCAAAGTCATCGATTCTGTGGTGAAGAAAGCCTTGGAGGAAAATAACATCCACACCGATTTTGGCTACGGCATTTTTGATAAAAACCACAAGCTGACTTCCGTGGTTAATGAAACCTATTTGAATGATAAAACCAAGACCACATACAGCTATCCGTTATTTCGGGATAATGAAGACCAGCCGCTTTACTCGCTGTCTTTGGTCTTCCCGAATAAAAATTACTCCCTCATCAGAACCAACCTGCCGATGCTCTTGGGAACGGTGCTTTCATTGCTGACCATCTTGTTTATTTACATTATTTCCATCAATTATATGCTAAGGCAGAAGAAAATTGCAGAGATCAAAACAGACTTCCTCAACAATATGTCTCACGAGTTCAAAACGCCGCTGGCAACCATTTCCGTGGCTACAGACTCTCTGGCGAATGACAAAATCGCTACAGACCCTACCAAGGTTAAATATTATTCAGGGCTGATCAAACAAGAGAATTTGAGGATGAAAAAACAGGTGGAAAATGTCCTCAATATGTCCAAACTGGAACGCAACGAGATGAAGCTTTTCCTTAAAGAAACCAACCTGCGAGAGCTCATTACCAATATCGCTAACTCGGTGCGGTTGATTGTTAATGAACGAGGCGGCACGCTCACGGAGGACTTCCAAGCCGAGCGCTATTGGGTTAAAGTCGATGAGTTCCACCTTTCTAATACGCTCATCAACCTCTTGGATAATGCCAATAAATACTCGCCAGAGGCACCGCAGATTAAAATCACCACCAGAAACGAAGGCAATTATTATGTTATCGCAATTTCTGACCAAGGAATGGGAATGGAGCCGCAGAATAAACAGAAAATATTTGAAAAATTCTTCCGAGAAGAAACGGGCAATATACACAATGTAAAAGGACAAGGCTTAGGGCTTTCTTATGTTAAAAAAATTGTAGAACTCCACAAAGGGAGCATCAGCGTGGAGAGCCAAAAAGGCGTGGGCAGCACCTTTATCATTAAACTGCCGATGAGCAAATCCGTAAAATAA
- a CDS encoding heme-binding domain-containing protein: MKKILLILLVAGVMIQFFPIDRTNPEVNKGMDFLTIKRTPESTAQLIRNACYDCHSNESRYPWYTKIQPVGWFVKDHIEEGRKHLNFSTFATYEAKRQAHKLDECVEELEKGGMPLESYLLMHQEAKLTEEQKQELINYFRKEAKNTRLINAIFDVVTPK, encoded by the coding sequence ATGAAAAAAATATTATTGATATTATTGGTGGCTGGCGTGATGATTCAGTTTTTTCCGATTGACAGAACCAACCCAGAAGTGAACAAAGGAATGGATTTTTTAACCATTAAAAGAACGCCAGAATCTACCGCTCAACTGATTAGAAACGCGTGCTATGATTGCCACTCTAACGAGAGCCGATACCCTTGGTATACCAAAATACAGCCTGTGGGTTGGTTTGTAAAAGACCATATAGAAGAGGGTAGAAAACACCTTAATTTCTCTACTTTTGCCACTTATGAAGCCAAGCGCCAAGCGCATAAATTAGATGAATGTGTGGAGGAATTGGAAAAAGGAGGAATGCCTTTGGAGTCGTATCTGTTGATGCACCAAGAGGCAAAACTGACCGAAGAGCAAAAGCAAGAACTCATCAATTATTTCAGAAAAGAAGCTAAAAATACGCGCCTAATCAACGCAATATTTGATGTGGTGACTCCTAAGTAA